In the Haloferula helveola genome, one interval contains:
- a CDS encoding ThuA domain-containing protein — protein MSLWIRRLSRLICALLVTGFAQAEIRVLLIEGASNHDWERRISILESIVSRDGGISMDVTVPPADAGDPGWATWEPDFASYDVVISGYRGDNGSPDWPAAVKTALVGFVNGGGGLMVFHEALQGFPNWTEYQSMIGLSTEFGQPGTAVEIAGDGSLIFHAPGTGGATAHGAQTDSLVTRLGSHPIHAGLPVSWMAANLEVVRYPRGPAANLSILSYATDPDPPVGDPAQNWPIEWTVDYGTGRVYASTFGHIFDFEDEPEGMRCAAFQEIFVRAIKWLAGDVPPSTVPVDFPGTTETSLRPYSEGFAAFGGAVPVGPYADGVLPNSSIVPTGYEIVPAFPNLAWDSPIDARPWPGAPGELMVVEMDGRFYRVADDDATKTKQLVLDIQDRAWYMNWDSGSDPPDILAHKHGGVMSCAFHPLFGTGAGKDELYVFYLNHPTDSPGASPPYFQRVSRFFWDEMTGAFELDGGGPLPREEILIQQYDTVKGHDGGSLVFGPEGFLYITFGDEGTASEDAGPHVQKIDDRPRSGVWRIDVDETGGSVSHPIRRQPAKASPSHDSYTQNYYIPSDNPWVDAGFDPMIDPEADALEEFYAIGLREPHRMSYDSVEDRFWIGDVGANTIEEVDVLDGPSGTVGLNFQWRYKEGSITGFGSVPSPIIGTERGPVHEYDHGTGTCIIGGMVYRGVAMPELQGKYLFGDNGTQKIYSLEYDDTGGVVTEIAVEEVGTAREGVIWVGLSSFGVDSSGEPLVLQMGGGVTGGGLISRIQPAGTASTLEWEYPALLSETGLFTDLENLVPADSMIPYEVNAPLWSAGVSKKRWVMIPNDGVPSDASERITYSENQSWQFPFGTVFVKHFERPDDGAPLETRVMVHGVDGWGGVTYRWRPDGLEADLLEEGGEEMLTLEGETFPYLYPARNQCMLCHTTAAGSVLGFRTRQLNASIEYPSGLVGNQIEALSAAGFIEEVIKEEDLVGALTSAGFDDGSVDLTHRVRSYLDSNCSHCHQPSGSSRAFFDARLTTPLENQGILCGPVIESLGLDAPAVVKPGSLENSVLFQRVHSMDPSISMPPLAKGRIDDEAVVELAAWILGMTPDACTNAQSFYEGGAMGNVTSTGVAGSDAWQTNIVIDESSTYTNTSGAPIIVSLGDFQFEASVSGDPVTPFVVRVNGDNDFTVLAVGTSRSGYAIGANEYPFSDIADEVVLQPGEVLAAGFLDAIVDGSGGSGGEVVVWSDGGSEVWHGGGPDESDAGSVAVGLAPDPGGNLLTNQNRDYRFSIDYAVTSLQLGVGTEYPGFQAADGAPSNFVINLSDTFTNNTSETLKVSVDRFRFRTTRVTDPLTPFVVRVNGPDDFTVIAVGESQVVYAVGLNDVPFTGSTSLISVAPGETVAAGFVDSFADGSGGDSQGSMAYVEGGSTNYYRYHFPDHVGATLELGQAPIVPHPYGASQGPRSYLFSLSIGFGGNEDEDGDLLPDSWELVYVDDLSELGPGDSDGDGATDAEELEAGTDPTDRESRFEVIEVTPSPGEGAVVNFRSIPGRVYAISWSTDFGTWTDAGRVEASDWPAQSTQALIPSASLPGDPPQRLFVRVSTP, from the coding sequence ATGTCCCTTTGGATTCGTCGGCTGTCCCGACTGATCTGTGCCTTGCTGGTCACCGGCTTCGCACAGGCGGAGATTCGTGTGCTTCTCATTGAAGGTGCGAGCAATCACGACTGGGAGCGTCGAATCTCGATTCTCGAATCGATCGTCTCGCGAGACGGCGGCATTTCGATGGACGTCACGGTGCCGCCCGCCGATGCGGGTGATCCGGGATGGGCGACGTGGGAGCCCGATTTTGCGAGCTACGATGTCGTGATTTCCGGCTACCGTGGGGACAATGGTTCACCCGATTGGCCTGCCGCTGTGAAGACGGCGCTGGTGGGGTTCGTCAATGGCGGCGGCGGCTTGATGGTTTTCCACGAAGCGCTGCAGGGATTTCCGAACTGGACGGAGTATCAGTCGATGATCGGACTCAGCACGGAGTTCGGGCAGCCGGGGACCGCGGTCGAGATTGCGGGAGATGGGAGTCTGATCTTCCACGCTCCGGGAACCGGAGGTGCGACCGCCCACGGCGCTCAGACGGACTCTCTGGTCACACGGCTCGGCAGTCATCCGATCCACGCGGGTCTTCCGGTGTCGTGGATGGCGGCGAATCTCGAGGTTGTCCGCTATCCTCGCGGTCCGGCTGCCAACCTGAGCATTCTTTCCTACGCCACCGACCCCGATCCGCCTGTGGGTGATCCTGCGCAGAACTGGCCGATCGAGTGGACCGTTGATTACGGAACCGGTCGCGTCTACGCGTCGACCTTCGGGCACATCTTCGACTTCGAAGACGAGCCGGAGGGGATGCGTTGCGCGGCGTTCCAAGAGATTTTTGTCCGGGCGATCAAGTGGCTGGCGGGAGACGTTCCGCCGTCGACCGTGCCCGTGGACTTCCCCGGCACGACGGAGACCTCCCTGCGGCCCTACTCGGAAGGATTCGCGGCGTTTGGTGGGGCGGTGCCGGTCGGGCCCTATGCCGATGGTGTCTTGCCGAACTCCTCGATCGTGCCGACGGGCTATGAGATCGTGCCGGCGTTCCCAAATCTTGCCTGGGATTCTCCCATCGACGCCCGGCCTTGGCCGGGAGCCCCGGGTGAGTTGATGGTCGTCGAGATGGACGGCCGGTTTTACCGGGTGGCGGACGATGACGCCACGAAGACCAAGCAGCTGGTGCTCGATATCCAGGACCGCGCTTGGTACATGAACTGGGACAGCGGCTCGGATCCGCCGGACATTCTCGCCCACAAGCATGGCGGGGTGATGTCGTGCGCCTTTCACCCATTGTTCGGCACCGGAGCGGGGAAGGATGAGTTGTATGTCTTCTACCTCAATCATCCGACAGATTCGCCGGGAGCGAGCCCACCGTATTTCCAGCGGGTGAGTCGGTTCTTCTGGGATGAGATGACCGGCGCCTTCGAGCTCGATGGCGGAGGGCCGCTGCCGCGCGAGGAGATCCTGATCCAGCAATACGACACGGTGAAGGGACACGACGGAGGCAGCCTCGTCTTCGGGCCGGAAGGGTTTCTCTATATCACCTTTGGCGACGAAGGAACCGCCAGCGAGGACGCCGGCCCGCATGTCCAGAAGATCGACGACCGGCCACGCTCGGGGGTCTGGCGGATCGATGTGGACGAAACCGGTGGCTCGGTTTCGCATCCGATTCGTCGGCAGCCGGCGAAGGCGTCGCCTTCCCACGATTCCTACACGCAGAACTACTACATTCCCAGTGACAATCCTTGGGTGGATGCCGGCTTCGATCCGATGATTGATCCGGAGGCCGATGCGCTTGAGGAATTCTATGCCATCGGATTGCGGGAGCCGCACCGGATGAGTTACGATTCTGTGGAAGACCGGTTTTGGATCGGTGACGTCGGAGCGAATACCATCGAGGAGGTGGATGTGCTCGACGGTCCCAGTGGGACGGTCGGCCTGAACTTCCAGTGGCGTTACAAGGAAGGCAGCATCACCGGCTTCGGAAGTGTGCCGTCGCCGATCATCGGCACCGAGCGCGGTCCGGTTCACGAGTATGACCACGGAACCGGAACATGCATCATCGGCGGCATGGTTTACCGCGGCGTCGCCATGCCGGAGCTGCAGGGCAAGTACCTGTTCGGCGACAACGGTACGCAGAAAATCTACTCGCTAGAATACGACGACACCGGCGGGGTGGTGACCGAGATCGCCGTTGAGGAAGTGGGGACGGCCCGCGAGGGAGTGATCTGGGTGGGGCTCAGCTCCTTCGGAGTCGACTCTTCCGGGGAGCCTCTGGTTCTGCAGATGGGCGGCGGTGTCACAGGCGGAGGTTTGATTTCCCGGATTCAGCCGGCGGGAACCGCTTCGACGCTTGAGTGGGAATATCCGGCACTGCTTTCCGAGACCGGTCTTTTCACCGACCTTGAGAACCTCGTCCCTGCGGATTCGATGATCCCTTACGAGGTCAATGCACCTCTCTGGAGTGCGGGAGTTTCAAAGAAGCGCTGGGTGATGATTCCCAACGACGGGGTGCCGAGCGACGCGTCAGAGCGGATCACCTACAGCGAGAACCAGTCCTGGCAATTCCCGTTCGGAACCGTGTTCGTGAAGCACTTCGAACGCCCCGACGATGGAGCGCCGTTGGAAACCCGGGTGATGGTGCACGGTGTCGATGGCTGGGGTGGAGTGACCTACCGGTGGCGTCCCGACGGACTGGAGGCGGACCTGCTTGAGGAAGGCGGGGAGGAGATGCTCACACTGGAGGGTGAGACGTTTCCCTACCTCTACCCGGCAAGAAACCAGTGCATGCTCTGCCACACTACGGCGGCCGGCTCGGTGTTGGGTTTCCGCACGCGACAGCTGAATGCGAGTATCGAGTATCCATCCGGTCTTGTCGGCAACCAGATCGAGGCTCTGAGCGCGGCGGGATTCATTGAGGAAGTCATCAAAGAGGAAGATCTTGTCGGAGCGCTGACGTCGGCGGGGTTTGATGATGGCTCGGTCGACCTGACCCACCGGGTGCGATCCTACCTCGACAGCAACTGTTCCCATTGCCACCAGCCTTCCGGGAGCTCGCGTGCCTTCTTCGACGCGCGCCTCACGACTCCTCTGGAGAATCAGGGAATCCTTTGTGGCCCCGTGATCGAGTCGCTCGGGCTCGATGCGCCCGCGGTGGTGAAGCCCGGAAGCCTCGAGAATTCGGTCCTGTTCCAGCGGGTGCACTCCATGGATCCCAGTATCTCGATGCCGCCGCTTGCCAAAGGTCGGATCGACGACGAAGCCGTGGTCGAGTTAGCCGCTTGGATCCTCGGGATGACGCCCGATGCTTGCACCAATGCCCAAAGTTTCTACGAGGGTGGTGCGATGGGTAATGTCACTTCGACCGGAGTTGCCGGGAGTGATGCATGGCAGACGAACATCGTGATCGACGAGAGCTCGACCTACACCAACACCAGCGGTGCTCCGATCATTGTTTCGCTCGGCGACTTTCAGTTCGAGGCGTCGGTCTCCGGCGATCCGGTCACGCCGTTCGTGGTGCGGGTGAACGGCGACAACGACTTCACCGTGTTGGCGGTCGGAACGAGTCGGAGCGGGTATGCGATTGGTGCGAACGAGTATCCGTTCTCCGATATTGCAGATGAGGTCGTGTTGCAGCCGGGTGAGGTGCTCGCCGCCGGATTCCTTGATGCGATTGTGGACGGAAGTGGTGGATCGGGAGGCGAAGTGGTGGTTTGGAGCGATGGCGGTTCCGAGGTTTGGCACGGCGGCGGACCGGATGAATCGGATGCGGGTTCGGTGGCCGTCGGGCTGGCGCCGGATCCAGGCGGCAACCTGCTCACGAACCAGAACCGCGACTACCGGTTCTCGATCGATTACGCGGTCACATCGCTGCAACTCGGTGTTGGAACCGAGTATCCCGGGTTCCAAGCGGCGGACGGAGCCCCTTCGAACTTCGTCATCAACCTGAGCGACACCTTTACCAACAATACGTCAGAGACCCTGAAGGTGAGCGTGGACCGTTTCCGTTTCCGGACGACCCGCGTGACCGATCCACTCACGCCCTTCGTCGTTCGGGTCAACGGTCCGGATGATTTCACCGTGATCGCGGTCGGCGAGTCGCAGGTGGTTTACGCAGTCGGGCTGAATGATGTTCCGTTCACAGGCTCCACCTCGCTGATTTCGGTCGCACCGGGAGAAACGGTGGCGGCGGGCTTCGTCGACTCGTTCGCCGATGGATCCGGAGGAGACTCGCAAGGGTCGATGGCCTACGTCGAAGGGGGATCGACCAACTACTACCGTTACCACTTCCCGGACCATGTGGGTGCAACCTTGGAACTCGGCCAAGCACCGATCGTGCCGCATCCCTACGGGGCATCCCAAGGGCCTCGCAGCTATCTGTTCTCGTTGTCGATCGGATTCGGCGGCAACGAGGATGAGGACGGTGATCTGCTTCCCGACTCGTGGGAGCTGGTCTACGTCGACGATCTCTCCGAGCTCGGTCCCGGTGATTCGGATGGCGACGGAGCGACCGATGCGGAAGAGCTTGAGGCCGGAACCGATCCGACCGACCGGGAGAGCCGGTTCGAGGTGATCGAGGTTACCCCGTCACCCGGTGAGGGAGCGGTGGTGAACTTCCGTTCGATTCCGGGGCGGGTCTACGCGATCTCTTGGTCGACCGACTTTGGCACCTGGACGGACGCGGGCAGGGTTGAGGCGTCGGACTGGCCCGCGCAGTCCACGCAGGCACTGATTCCGTCCGCCAGTCTTCCCGGTGATCCGCCGCAGCGACTTTTCGTCAGGGTGAGCACTCCCTGA
- the gpmI gene encoding 2,3-bisphosphoglycerate-independent phosphoglycerate mutase, which yields MAKKPVVLIIRDGWGVNPGGKETAEKDGNATLLADTPFHDDMMGKYPKGFLSASGMDVGLPDGQMGNSEVGHLNLGAGRIVYQDLTRINKAIEDGSLESNETFQAAMKAAKARGKRLHFIGLVSDGGVHSHQDHLCAMVEMANRAGVKDILVHAITDGRDTSPTAGAGYISEVEDRIAKFGGRIVTVVGRYYAMDRDKRWERVKLAWDAIVHGKGEDKEVLASEAVAEMYAADKTDEFLLPMVFGEANKQRIRSGDVVLFFNFRADRARQLSEVFLHQGRFTDFKAGRRPNVNYVTLTEYDAEYDCDVIFPPEELEKVLGEVVSAKGKQQLRIAETEKYPHVTYFFNGGVEKSFKGEDRVIIPSPKDVATYDLKPEMSADEVTETVVSKLKDYDMVILNFANPDMVGHTGVVEAAIAACEKIDAGVKAVVEETLRLGGKLLITADHGNCEFMVNADGSPNTAHTTNLVHAFYVADDAEGVSVRDGILADVAPTLLDMMGVAQPSEMTGKSLLERG from the coding sequence ATGGCAAAGAAACCGGTGGTGCTCATCATTCGCGACGGCTGGGGTGTGAATCCAGGTGGCAAGGAAACGGCCGAGAAGGACGGCAACGCGACCTTGCTCGCGGATACCCCGTTTCACGACGACATGATGGGCAAGTATCCCAAGGGTTTCCTCAGTGCCTCCGGGATGGATGTCGGTTTGCCTGACGGACAGATGGGCAATTCCGAGGTCGGGCACCTGAATCTCGGTGCGGGCCGGATCGTGTATCAGGACCTGACGCGGATCAACAAGGCGATCGAGGACGGCAGTCTCGAGAGCAACGAGACTTTCCAAGCCGCGATGAAAGCGGCCAAGGCGCGCGGCAAGCGGCTTCACTTCATCGGACTCGTGTCGGATGGCGGAGTTCACAGTCATCAGGACCATCTTTGCGCGATGGTGGAAATGGCGAACCGCGCCGGAGTGAAGGACATTCTCGTTCACGCGATCACCGATGGCCGTGACACTTCGCCGACCGCCGGAGCCGGATACATTTCGGAAGTCGAGGACCGCATCGCCAAGTTCGGGGGCCGGATCGTGACGGTGGTCGGTCGCTACTACGCGATGGACCGCGACAAGCGATGGGAGCGTGTGAAGCTGGCATGGGACGCGATCGTCCATGGCAAGGGCGAGGATAAGGAAGTGCTCGCTTCCGAGGCGGTTGCCGAGATGTACGCTGCGGACAAGACGGACGAGTTCCTGCTGCCGATGGTCTTCGGCGAAGCCAACAAGCAACGGATCCGCAGTGGCGATGTCGTGCTGTTCTTCAACTTCCGCGCCGACCGCGCGCGGCAGCTCTCTGAGGTTTTCCTGCACCAGGGACGCTTTACCGATTTCAAGGCAGGACGTCGTCCGAACGTGAACTACGTCACGCTCACCGAGTACGACGCCGAGTACGACTGCGATGTCATCTTCCCTCCGGAGGAACTTGAGAAGGTTCTTGGCGAGGTCGTTTCCGCAAAGGGCAAGCAGCAGCTGCGGATCGCGGAGACCGAGAAGTATCCGCACGTCACCTACTTCTTCAACGGAGGCGTCGAGAAGAGTTTCAAGGGCGAGGACCGTGTGATCATTCCGTCACCGAAGGATGTTGCCACGTATGACCTGAAGCCCGAAATGAGCGCGGACGAGGTCACGGAGACGGTCGTGTCGAAGCTGAAGGATTACGACATGGTGATCCTCAACTTCGCCAACCCGGACATGGTCGGTCACACCGGTGTCGTCGAAGCGGCGATCGCGGCGTGCGAAAAGATCGATGCCGGCGTGAAGGCCGTCGTCGAGGAAACCCTGAGACTCGGTGGCAAGCTGCTGATTACCGCCGATCACGGGAACTGCGAGTTCATGGTCAATGCCGACGGCTCGCCGAACACCGCCCACACGACCAATCTGGTCCACGCGTTCTACGTTGCTGACGACGCGGAAGGTGTCTCGGTTCGGGACGGGATCCTTGCGGATGTCGCCCCGACCCTGCTTGATATGATGGGCGTGGCGCAGCCTTCCGAAATGACCGGGAAGTCGCTTCTGGAGCGGGGTTGA
- a CDS encoding lactonase family protein, giving the protein MKSILLLLASAAVSAATPVLIGTRTNGESKGIYAADFDDSTGKLSDVRLVALAQNPGFLALHPDKPVVYATGKNAAAAYSYGKDGSLKLLNSFSTQGTNPCHLEVDPGGKLLAVANYGDGTLSWFPLAENGSLKKLGAVIQFEGSSAHPQRQTAPHAHGAHFLGDLLAVPDLGTDRVMLYRTDGDSGLKPSEPAFVKAQPGDGPRHLTFSPDGKFAFAIHELSSVAEAYRVDGGKLTSTSRSSTLPDDWEGQNTTAEIEVDPTGKWVLASNRGHDSIVVFRFDAEDGSLERKAIVPAGAKIPRHFKIAPGGRWVLVAGQDSNDIHVFAFDPETGELKGTGNTVSVPSPICVLFLPVDA; this is encoded by the coding sequence ATGAAATCCATCCTCCTGCTGCTCGCATCCGCCGCCGTCTCCGCCGCGACCCCGGTCCTGATCGGCACCCGGACCAACGGTGAGTCGAAAGGCATCTACGCCGCCGATTTCGACGATTCGACGGGCAAGCTGTCCGACGTCCGGTTGGTCGCCTTGGCGCAGAACCCCGGATTTCTCGCCCTCCACCCGGACAAGCCGGTGGTTTACGCGACCGGCAAGAACGCCGCCGCGGCCTACAGCTACGGGAAAGACGGATCCCTCAAGCTGCTGAATAGCTTCTCGACCCAAGGAACCAATCCTTGCCACCTCGAAGTGGATCCCGGCGGCAAGCTCCTTGCCGTGGCCAACTACGGAGACGGCACGCTTTCGTGGTTCCCACTCGCAGAGAATGGCTCGCTCAAGAAGCTGGGCGCTGTGATCCAGTTCGAGGGATCGAGCGCGCACCCCCAGCGGCAAACCGCACCGCATGCCCACGGAGCTCACTTTCTCGGCGATCTTCTCGCGGTCCCGGACCTCGGCACCGACCGGGTGATGCTATATCGGACCGACGGCGATTCCGGACTGAAACCGTCCGAGCCGGCTTTCGTTAAAGCCCAACCTGGCGACGGCCCGCGGCACCTGACCTTCTCGCCTGACGGCAAGTTCGCCTTCGCCATCCACGAGCTCTCGTCCGTGGCCGAAGCGTATCGAGTGGATGGCGGCAAGCTCACCAGCACCAGCCGGTCATCCACACTCCCTGACGACTGGGAAGGTCAGAACACCACCGCCGAGATCGAGGTCGACCCGACAGGCAAGTGGGTCCTTGCGTCAAACCGAGGCCACGACTCGATCGTGGTGTTCCGCTTTGACGCCGAGGACGGAAGCCTTGAGCGAAAGGCGATCGTGCCCGCCGGCGCGAAGATCCCCCGCCACTTCAAGATTGCCCCGGGCGGGCGTTGGGTCCTCGTAGCCGGACAGGACTCGAACGACATCCACGTTTTCGCCTTCGATCCAGAGACCGGAGAACTCAAGGGCACCGGAAACACCGTCTCGGTCCCCTCCCCGATCTGCGTGCTTTTTCTGCCCGTGGACGCCTGA
- a CDS encoding type III restriction-modification system endonuclease, with protein sequence MKLQFKHKEYQAAAVDAVVDCFAGQPKVEGVGYRLDPGKMAAKQTQSEMDYGTEAFRNAPIMLDDGQLLENIQKVQRGQNLPQSSSLTEFTVIDGKKNKKSAVKASYRKEILAASSLHLDVEMETGTGKTYCYLRSMFELNRRYGWSKFIVVVPSIAIREGVQKSLEITAEHFLQDYGKKARFFTYDSKHPHKLESFSSDGGINVMVINVQAFNATGQDARRIYEELDDFQSRRPIDVIKANHPILILDEPQKMEGKKTIESLKEFNPLFILRYSATHKTEHNKIHRLDALDAYNQKLVKKIRVHGIAQKGLSGTDCYLFLEAIVPAQPKAYARLEHEVRLKSGAIKRVVRRVGSGYNLKEQSGGLPQYEGFVVSEVDAHHDTISFRNDLKLEVGAVSGDITESALRRIQIRETIRAHFEAEKKLFDQGIKVLSLFFIDEVAKYKQYDDDGNELGGEYATAFEEEYEQALNEELDLEDSPYQRFLKEITAADTHNGYFSIDKKSKRLVDPTVKSRGEDAGTADDVDAYDLILRDKETLLSFPGPHDSDLDRRKKQVRFIFSHSALREGWDNPNVFNICTLKHSDSTISRRQEVGRGMRLCVNQHGERMDNPATAHQINVLTVIANESYDDFVRGLQDDIRNGLSDRPRKATEKYFTDKILKTEDGEIKVTPAMATKLHRYLVKQDYVDDDDNVTEAYHMAKKEGTLAELPEELRAYAAQLFQLVDSVYSDAALPDIEDGRKAKPNVLNENFKKKEFQDLWEKINRKAAYTVDFDSDELIAKSIKALDKDLRVEELRFQVVRGEQEDTIAHEDLAARDSFKVKERETEYMKGSIRATVSYDLIGEMAERTQLTRRTVAAILKGINVAVFGRFKANPEAFISKAATLIKEQKATMIIEHLAYDPIDERYDSTIFAVEKAKEDFSKAYKANHHIYDYVFTDSKVEREFVEELDTSAEVVVYAKLPRGFAIPTPVGDYNPDWAVVFDSGKVRHVYFIAETKGSMSKLEIRPIEESKIDCARKFFAKISTDQVKYDKVDSYDELLKLVR encoded by the coding sequence ATGAAACTCCAATTCAAGCACAAGGAATACCAAGCCGCTGCGGTGGATGCCGTGGTCGATTGCTTCGCCGGCCAGCCGAAGGTTGAGGGCGTCGGCTACCGGCTCGATCCCGGCAAGATGGCTGCGAAGCAGACCCAATCGGAAATGGACTACGGCACCGAGGCCTTTCGCAACGCTCCGATCATGCTCGATGACGGACAGCTGCTGGAGAACATTCAGAAGGTCCAGCGGGGCCAGAACCTGCCACAGTCCTCGTCCCTGACCGAGTTTACGGTCATCGACGGCAAGAAGAACAAAAAGTCGGCGGTCAAGGCCTCATATCGGAAGGAAATCCTGGCTGCCTCGTCCCTCCACCTCGATGTAGAGATGGAGACGGGAACCGGGAAGACCTACTGCTACCTACGGTCGATGTTCGAGCTGAACCGCCGCTACGGCTGGAGCAAGTTCATCGTGGTGGTCCCGAGCATCGCCATCCGGGAAGGGGTCCAGAAGTCCCTCGAAATCACCGCCGAGCATTTCCTCCAGGACTACGGCAAGAAGGCCCGCTTCTTCACCTACGACTCGAAGCACCCACACAAGCTGGAGAGCTTCTCCTCCGACGGGGGGATCAACGTGATGGTCATCAACGTCCAGGCCTTCAATGCAACTGGTCAGGATGCCCGGCGGATCTATGAGGAGCTGGACGATTTCCAATCCCGCAGGCCGATCGATGTGATCAAGGCGAACCATCCGATTCTGATTCTCGACGAACCCCAGAAGATGGAGGGGAAAAAGACGATCGAATCCCTAAAGGAGTTCAACCCGCTCTTCATCCTCCGCTACTCGGCCACGCACAAAACCGAGCACAACAAGATCCACCGCCTCGACGCCCTCGATGCCTACAACCAGAAGCTGGTGAAGAAGATCCGGGTGCACGGTATCGCCCAGAAGGGCCTGAGCGGAACGGACTGCTACCTTTTCCTCGAGGCGATCGTGCCTGCCCAACCGAAGGCCTACGCCCGGCTCGAACACGAGGTAAGACTGAAATCGGGAGCGATCAAGCGAGTCGTGCGACGGGTCGGAAGTGGCTACAACCTCAAGGAGCAGTCTGGTGGCCTCCCACAATACGAAGGGTTCGTTGTCAGCGAGGTTGATGCCCATCATGACACCATTTCGTTCCGGAACGACCTGAAACTGGAGGTCGGAGCCGTCAGCGGGGACATCACCGAGTCCGCTCTCCGGCGGATCCAGATCCGCGAAACCATCCGGGCTCACTTCGAGGCCGAGAAGAAGCTCTTCGATCAGGGAATTAAGGTCCTGAGCCTCTTCTTCATCGATGAGGTGGCGAAGTACAAGCAGTACGACGACGATGGCAACGAGCTCGGCGGCGAGTACGCCACCGCCTTCGAGGAAGAATACGAGCAGGCGCTCAACGAGGAACTGGATCTCGAGGACAGCCCCTACCAGCGCTTCCTCAAGGAGATCACCGCGGCGGATACCCACAACGGCTACTTCTCCATCGATAAGAAGAGCAAGCGGCTGGTTGACCCGACGGTTAAGTCACGCGGCGAGGACGCCGGCACAGCGGACGACGTGGATGCCTACGACCTGATTCTCCGCGACAAGGAGACTCTCCTGTCGTTTCCGGGGCCGCACGATTCGGACCTCGACCGGCGGAAGAAGCAGGTGCGGTTCATCTTCTCCCACTCCGCCCTGCGGGAAGGTTGGGACAACCCGAACGTCTTCAACATCTGCACCCTCAAGCACAGCGATAGTACCATCTCCCGGCGACAGGAAGTGGGTCGGGGAATGCGGCTATGCGTGAACCAGCACGGCGAGCGGATGGATAACCCTGCGACCGCCCATCAGATCAACGTGCTGACGGTCATCGCCAACGAATCCTACGACGACTTCGTCCGTGGCCTGCAGGATGACATCAGGAACGGCCTTTCCGACCGACCACGGAAGGCAACCGAAAAGTATTTCACCGACAAGATCCTCAAGACCGAGGATGGCGAGATCAAGGTCACGCCGGCTATGGCGACCAAGCTTCACCGCTACCTCGTGAAGCAGGATTATGTCGATGACGATGACAATGTCACCGAGGCCTATCACATGGCCAAGAAGGAGGGCACGTTGGCCGAGCTTCCCGAGGAGTTGAGGGCCTATGCCGCCCAGCTCTTCCAGCTCGTCGATTCGGTTTACTCCGACGCCGCCCTGCCCGACATCGAGGACGGCCGGAAGGCCAAGCCGAACGTCCTCAACGAGAACTTCAAGAAGAAGGAGTTCCAGGACCTGTGGGAGAAGATCAACCGGAAGGCAGCTTACACCGTTGACTTTGACAGCGATGAGCTGATCGCGAAGTCCATCAAGGCTCTCGACAAGGACCTGCGGGTCGAAGAGCTGCGGTTCCAAGTGGTACGCGGCGAACAGGAGGACACCATCGCCCACGAGGACCTTGCTGCCCGCGATAGCTTCAAGGTGAAGGAGCGGGAGACGGAGTACATGAAAGGCTCCATTAGGGCGACCGTGAGTTACGACCTGATCGGCGAGATGGCCGAGCGGACCCAGCTGACCCGCCGAACCGTGGCCGCCATCCTCAAGGGCATCAACGTTGCTGTATTCGGCCGTTTCAAGGCCAACCCTGAGGCGTTCATCAGCAAGGCCGCTACCCTCATCAAGGAGCAGAAGGCCACCATGATCATCGAGCACCTCGCCTACGACCCGATCGACGAGCGCTACGATTCGACGATCTTCGCCGTGGAGAAGGCCAAGGAGGACTTCTCAAAGGCCTACAAGGCCAACCATCACATCTACGACTACGTCTTCACCGACTCCAAGGTTGAGAGGGAGTTCGTTGAGGAGCTGGACACGAGTGCCGAGGTGGTGGTCTACGCCAAGCTCCCCCGTGGTTTCGCCATCCCGACCCCCGTCGGCGACTACAACCCCGATTGGGCGGTGGTCTTTGACTCGGGCAAGGTCCGGCATGTCTATTTCATCGCCGAGACCAAGGGATCGATGTCCAAGCTCGAGATCCGGCCGATCGAAGAATCGAAGATCGACTGTGCCCGGAAGTTCTTCGCCAAGATCTCCACCGACCAAGTAAAATACGATAAAGTCGACAGCTACGACGAGCTCCTGAAGCTGGTCAGGTAG